The Cervus canadensis isolate Bull #8, Minnesota chromosome X, ASM1932006v1, whole genome shotgun sequence genome contains a region encoding:
- the CDK16 gene encoding cyclin-dependent kinase 16 isoform X3 — MRVAGAAAVTLERPQHVLPLGNLALCGAHSALHQPLQASWHLPAPGLPSQGIRLLLPLPAHWPWASHSLSSPLTRGAPLEIVHEDLKMGSDGESDQASATSSDEVQSPVRVRMRNHPPRKISTEDINKRLSLPADIRLPEGYLEKLTLNSPIFDKPLSRRLRRVSLSEIGFGKLETYIKLDKLGEGTYATVYKGKSKLTDNLVALKEIRLEHEEGAPCTAIREVSLLKDLKHANIVTLHDIIHTEKSLTLVFEYLDKDLKQYLDDCGNIINMHNVKLFLFQLLRGLAYCHRQKVLHRDLKPQNLLINERGELKLADFGLARAKSIPTKTYSNEVVTLWYRPPDILLGSTDYSTQIDMWGVGCIFYEMATGRPLFPGSTVEEQLHFIFRILGTPNEDTWPGILSNEEFRTYNYPKYRAEALLSHAPRIDSDGADLLTKLLQFEGRNRISAEDAMKHPFFLSLGDRIHKLPDTTSIFALKEIQLQKEASIRSSSMPDSVAGGQRGRASLPH, encoded by the exons CCCCTTCAGGCCTCCTGGCACCTGCCTGCCCCAGGCCTGCCTTCCCAGGGCATTCGGCTACTTCTGCCGCTGCCTGCCCACTGGCCCTGGGCAAGCCACAGTCTCAGCTCGCCGCTGACACGGGGTGCTCCACTAG AGATTGTGCATGAGGACTTGAAGATGGGGTCTGACGGGGAAAGTGACCAGGCTTCAGCCACGTCCTCCGATGAGGTGCAGTCACCAGTGAGGGTGCGCATGCGCAACCATCCCCCACGCAAGATCTCCACTGAG GACATCAACAAGCGCCTATCACTACCAGCTGACATCCGGCTGCCTGAGGGCTACCTTGAGAAGCTGACCCTCAACAGCCCCATCTTTGACAAGCCCCTCAGCCGCCGTCTCCGCCGCGTCAGCCTG TCTGAGATCGGCTTTGGGAAACTGGAGACCTACATCAAGCTGGACAAGCTGGGAGAG GGTACCTATGCCACTGTCTACAAAGGCAAAAGCAAGCTCACAGACAACCTTGTGGCACTCAAGGAGATCAGACTGGAACACGAAGAGGGGGCACCCTGCACCGCCATCCGGGAAG TGTCCCTGCTCAAGGACCTCAAACATGCCAACATCGTCACACTACACGACATTATTCACACGGAGAAGTCCCTCACCCTTGTCTTTGAGTACCTG GACAAGGACCTGAAGCAGTACCTGGATGACTGTGGGAACATCATCAACATGCACAATGTGAAA CTGTTCCTGTTCCAGCTGCTCCGTGGCCTGGCCTACTGCCACCGGCAGAAGGTGCTACACCGAGACCTCAAGCCACAGAACCTACTCATCAATGAGCGAGGAGAGCTCAAGCTGGCCGACTTCG GCCTGGCCCGGGCCAAGTCAATTCCGACGAAGACCTACTCCAACGAGGTGGTAACACTGTGGTACCGGCCCCCTGACATCCTGCTCGGGTCCACGGACTACTCCACTCAGATTGACATGTG GGGTGTGGGCTGCATCTTCTATGAGATGGCCACAGGCCGGCCCCTCTTCCCAGGCTCCACAGTGGAGGAGCAGCTGCACTTCATCTTCCGCATCTTGG GAACCCCAAATGAAGATACATGGCCAGGCATCCTGTCCAATGAAGAGTTCAGGACATACAACTACCCCAAGTACCGAGCTGAGGCCCTTTTGAGCCATGCACCCCG AATTGACAGCGACGGGGCTGACCTCCTCACCAAGCTGCTGCAG TTTGAAGGTCGCAATCGGATCTCCGCAGAGGATGCCATGAAACATCCATTCTTCCTCAGTCTGGGGGATCGGATCCACAAACTTCCTGACA CTACTTCCATATTTGCACTAAAGGAGATCCAGCTACAAAAGGAGGCCAGCATTCGATCTTCGTCAATGCCTGACTCAG TTGCCGGTGGACAGCGTGGCCGTGCCAGCCTCCCACACTGA
- the CDK16 gene encoding cyclin-dependent kinase 16 isoform X4, which produces MRVAGAAAVTLERPQHVLPLGNLALCGAHSALHQPLQASWHLPAPGLPSQGIRLLLPLPAHWPWASHSLSSPLTRGAPLEIVHEDLKMGSDGESDQASATSSDEVQSPVRVRMRNHPPRKISTEDINKRLSLPADIRLPEGYLEKLTLNSPIFDKPLSRRLRRVSLSEIGFGKLETYIKLDKLGEGTYATVYKGKSKLTDNLVALKEIRLEHEEGAPCTAIREVSLLKDLKHANIVTLHDIIHTEKSLTLVFEYLDKDLKQYLDDCGNIINMHNVKLFLFQLLRGLAYCHRQKVLHRDLKPQNLLINERGELKLADFGLARAKSIPTKTYSNEVVTLWYRPPDILLGSTDYSTQIDMWGVGCIFYEMATGRPLFPGSTVEEQLHFIFRILGTPNEDTWPGILSNEEFRTYNYPKYRAEALLSHAPRIDSDGADLLTKLLQFEGRNRISAEDAMKHPFFLSLGDRIHKLPDTTSIFALKEIQLQKEASIRSSSMPDSGRPAYRVVDTEF; this is translated from the exons CCCCTTCAGGCCTCCTGGCACCTGCCTGCCCCAGGCCTGCCTTCCCAGGGCATTCGGCTACTTCTGCCGCTGCCTGCCCACTGGCCCTGGGCAAGCCACAGTCTCAGCTCGCCGCTGACACGGGGTGCTCCACTAG AGATTGTGCATGAGGACTTGAAGATGGGGTCTGACGGGGAAAGTGACCAGGCTTCAGCCACGTCCTCCGATGAGGTGCAGTCACCAGTGAGGGTGCGCATGCGCAACCATCCCCCACGCAAGATCTCCACTGAG GACATCAACAAGCGCCTATCACTACCAGCTGACATCCGGCTGCCTGAGGGCTACCTTGAGAAGCTGACCCTCAACAGCCCCATCTTTGACAAGCCCCTCAGCCGCCGTCTCCGCCGCGTCAGCCTG TCTGAGATCGGCTTTGGGAAACTGGAGACCTACATCAAGCTGGACAAGCTGGGAGAG GGTACCTATGCCACTGTCTACAAAGGCAAAAGCAAGCTCACAGACAACCTTGTGGCACTCAAGGAGATCAGACTGGAACACGAAGAGGGGGCACCCTGCACCGCCATCCGGGAAG TGTCCCTGCTCAAGGACCTCAAACATGCCAACATCGTCACACTACACGACATTATTCACACGGAGAAGTCCCTCACCCTTGTCTTTGAGTACCTG GACAAGGACCTGAAGCAGTACCTGGATGACTGTGGGAACATCATCAACATGCACAATGTGAAA CTGTTCCTGTTCCAGCTGCTCCGTGGCCTGGCCTACTGCCACCGGCAGAAGGTGCTACACCGAGACCTCAAGCCACAGAACCTACTCATCAATGAGCGAGGAGAGCTCAAGCTGGCCGACTTCG GCCTGGCCCGGGCCAAGTCAATTCCGACGAAGACCTACTCCAACGAGGTGGTAACACTGTGGTACCGGCCCCCTGACATCCTGCTCGGGTCCACGGACTACTCCACTCAGATTGACATGTG GGGTGTGGGCTGCATCTTCTATGAGATGGCCACAGGCCGGCCCCTCTTCCCAGGCTCCACAGTGGAGGAGCAGCTGCACTTCATCTTCCGCATCTTGG GAACCCCAAATGAAGATACATGGCCAGGCATCCTGTCCAATGAAGAGTTCAGGACATACAACTACCCCAAGTACCGAGCTGAGGCCCTTTTGAGCCATGCACCCCG AATTGACAGCGACGGGGCTGACCTCCTCACCAAGCTGCTGCAG TTTGAAGGTCGCAATCGGATCTCCGCAGAGGATGCCATGAAACATCCATTCTTCCTCAGTCTGGGGGATCGGATCCACAAACTTCCTGACA CTACTTCCATATTTGCACTAAAGGAGATCCAGCTACAAAAGGAGGCCAGCATTCGATCTTCGTCAATGCCTGACTCAG GCAGGCCAGCTTATCGAGTGGTGGACACCGAATTCTAA
- the CDK16 gene encoding cyclin-dependent kinase 16 isoform X1: MRVAGAAAVTLERPQHVLPLGNLALCGAHSALHQPLQASWHLPAPGLPSQGIRLLLPLPAHWPWASHSLSSPLTRGAPLEIVHEDLKMGSDGESDQASATSSDEVQSPVRVRMRNHPPRKISTEDINKRLSLPADIRLPEGYLEKLTLNSPIFDKPLSRRLRRVSLSEIGFGKLETYIKLDKLGEGTYATVYKGKSKLTDNLVALKEIRLEHEEGAPCTAIREVSLLKDLKHANIVTLHDIIHTEKSLTLVFEYLDKDLKQYLDDCGNIINMHNVKLFLFQLLRGLAYCHRQKVLHRDLKPQNLLINERGELKLADFAAHYLHLPGLARAKSIPTKTYSNEVVTLWYRPPDILLGSTDYSTQIDMWGVGCIFYEMATGRPLFPGSTVEEQLHFIFRILGTPNEDTWPGILSNEEFRTYNYPKYRAEALLSHAPRIDSDGADLLTKLLQFEGRNRISAEDAMKHPFFLSLGDRIHKLPDTTSIFALKEIQLQKEASIRSSSMPDSVAGGQRGRASLPH; encoded by the exons CCCCTTCAGGCCTCCTGGCACCTGCCTGCCCCAGGCCTGCCTTCCCAGGGCATTCGGCTACTTCTGCCGCTGCCTGCCCACTGGCCCTGGGCAAGCCACAGTCTCAGCTCGCCGCTGACACGGGGTGCTCCACTAG AGATTGTGCATGAGGACTTGAAGATGGGGTCTGACGGGGAAAGTGACCAGGCTTCAGCCACGTCCTCCGATGAGGTGCAGTCACCAGTGAGGGTGCGCATGCGCAACCATCCCCCACGCAAGATCTCCACTGAG GACATCAACAAGCGCCTATCACTACCAGCTGACATCCGGCTGCCTGAGGGCTACCTTGAGAAGCTGACCCTCAACAGCCCCATCTTTGACAAGCCCCTCAGCCGCCGTCTCCGCCGCGTCAGCCTG TCTGAGATCGGCTTTGGGAAACTGGAGACCTACATCAAGCTGGACAAGCTGGGAGAG GGTACCTATGCCACTGTCTACAAAGGCAAAAGCAAGCTCACAGACAACCTTGTGGCACTCAAGGAGATCAGACTGGAACACGAAGAGGGGGCACCCTGCACCGCCATCCGGGAAG TGTCCCTGCTCAAGGACCTCAAACATGCCAACATCGTCACACTACACGACATTATTCACACGGAGAAGTCCCTCACCCTTGTCTTTGAGTACCTG GACAAGGACCTGAAGCAGTACCTGGATGACTGTGGGAACATCATCAACATGCACAATGTGAAA CTGTTCCTGTTCCAGCTGCTCCGTGGCCTGGCCTACTGCCACCGGCAGAAGGTGCTACACCGAGACCTCAAGCCACAGAACCTACTCATCAATGAGCGAGGAGAGCTCAAGCTGGCCGACTTCG CTGCTCATTATCTCCACCTACCAGGCCTGGCCCGGGCCAAGTCAATTCCGACGAAGACCTACTCCAACGAGGTGGTAACACTGTGGTACCGGCCCCCTGACATCCTGCTCGGGTCCACGGACTACTCCACTCAGATTGACATGTG GGGTGTGGGCTGCATCTTCTATGAGATGGCCACAGGCCGGCCCCTCTTCCCAGGCTCCACAGTGGAGGAGCAGCTGCACTTCATCTTCCGCATCTTGG GAACCCCAAATGAAGATACATGGCCAGGCATCCTGTCCAATGAAGAGTTCAGGACATACAACTACCCCAAGTACCGAGCTGAGGCCCTTTTGAGCCATGCACCCCG AATTGACAGCGACGGGGCTGACCTCCTCACCAAGCTGCTGCAG TTTGAAGGTCGCAATCGGATCTCCGCAGAGGATGCCATGAAACATCCATTCTTCCTCAGTCTGGGGGATCGGATCCACAAACTTCCTGACA CTACTTCCATATTTGCACTAAAGGAGATCCAGCTACAAAAGGAGGCCAGCATTCGATCTTCGTCAATGCCTGACTCAG TTGCCGGTGGACAGCGTGGCCGTGCCAGCCTCCCACACTGA
- the CDK16 gene encoding cyclin-dependent kinase 16 isoform X2, which yields MRVAGAAAVTLERPQHVLPLGNLALCGAHSALHQPLQASWHLPAPGLPSQGIRLLLPLPAHWPWASHSLSSPLTRGAPLEIVHEDLKMGSDGESDQASATSSDEVQSPVRVRMRNHPPRKISTEDINKRLSLPADIRLPEGYLEKLTLNSPIFDKPLSRRLRRVSLSEIGFGKLETYIKLDKLGEGTYATVYKGKSKLTDNLVALKEIRLEHEEGAPCTAIREVSLLKDLKHANIVTLHDIIHTEKSLTLVFEYLDKDLKQYLDDCGNIINMHNVKLFLFQLLRGLAYCHRQKVLHRDLKPQNLLINERGELKLADFAAHYLHLPGLARAKSIPTKTYSNEVVTLWYRPPDILLGSTDYSTQIDMWGVGCIFYEMATGRPLFPGSTVEEQLHFIFRILGTPNEDTWPGILSNEEFRTYNYPKYRAEALLSHAPRIDSDGADLLTKLLQFEGRNRISAEDAMKHPFFLSLGDRIHKLPDTTSIFALKEIQLQKEASIRSSSMPDSGRPAYRVVDTEF from the exons CCCCTTCAGGCCTCCTGGCACCTGCCTGCCCCAGGCCTGCCTTCCCAGGGCATTCGGCTACTTCTGCCGCTGCCTGCCCACTGGCCCTGGGCAAGCCACAGTCTCAGCTCGCCGCTGACACGGGGTGCTCCACTAG AGATTGTGCATGAGGACTTGAAGATGGGGTCTGACGGGGAAAGTGACCAGGCTTCAGCCACGTCCTCCGATGAGGTGCAGTCACCAGTGAGGGTGCGCATGCGCAACCATCCCCCACGCAAGATCTCCACTGAG GACATCAACAAGCGCCTATCACTACCAGCTGACATCCGGCTGCCTGAGGGCTACCTTGAGAAGCTGACCCTCAACAGCCCCATCTTTGACAAGCCCCTCAGCCGCCGTCTCCGCCGCGTCAGCCTG TCTGAGATCGGCTTTGGGAAACTGGAGACCTACATCAAGCTGGACAAGCTGGGAGAG GGTACCTATGCCACTGTCTACAAAGGCAAAAGCAAGCTCACAGACAACCTTGTGGCACTCAAGGAGATCAGACTGGAACACGAAGAGGGGGCACCCTGCACCGCCATCCGGGAAG TGTCCCTGCTCAAGGACCTCAAACATGCCAACATCGTCACACTACACGACATTATTCACACGGAGAAGTCCCTCACCCTTGTCTTTGAGTACCTG GACAAGGACCTGAAGCAGTACCTGGATGACTGTGGGAACATCATCAACATGCACAATGTGAAA CTGTTCCTGTTCCAGCTGCTCCGTGGCCTGGCCTACTGCCACCGGCAGAAGGTGCTACACCGAGACCTCAAGCCACAGAACCTACTCATCAATGAGCGAGGAGAGCTCAAGCTGGCCGACTTCG CTGCTCATTATCTCCACCTACCAGGCCTGGCCCGGGCCAAGTCAATTCCGACGAAGACCTACTCCAACGAGGTGGTAACACTGTGGTACCGGCCCCCTGACATCCTGCTCGGGTCCACGGACTACTCCACTCAGATTGACATGTG GGGTGTGGGCTGCATCTTCTATGAGATGGCCACAGGCCGGCCCCTCTTCCCAGGCTCCACAGTGGAGGAGCAGCTGCACTTCATCTTCCGCATCTTGG GAACCCCAAATGAAGATACATGGCCAGGCATCCTGTCCAATGAAGAGTTCAGGACATACAACTACCCCAAGTACCGAGCTGAGGCCCTTTTGAGCCATGCACCCCG AATTGACAGCGACGGGGCTGACCTCCTCACCAAGCTGCTGCAG TTTGAAGGTCGCAATCGGATCTCCGCAGAGGATGCCATGAAACATCCATTCTTCCTCAGTCTGGGGGATCGGATCCACAAACTTCCTGACA CTACTTCCATATTTGCACTAAAGGAGATCCAGCTACAAAAGGAGGCCAGCATTCGATCTTCGTCAATGCCTGACTCAG GCAGGCCAGCTTATCGAGTGGTGGACACCGAATTCTAA